The Salvia splendens isolate huo1 chromosome 21, SspV2, whole genome shotgun sequence genome includes a window with the following:
- the LOC121785560 gene encoding serine/arginine-rich splicing factor RSZ22-like: protein MSRVYVGNLDPRVTERELEDEFRVFGVIRSVWVARRPPGYAFIDFDDRRDAQDAIRDLDGKNGWRVELSHNSSGGGGGGRGGGGGGGGRGRSGSDLKCYECGEAGHFARECRTRGGTGRRRSRSPPRYRRSPSYGRRSYSPRARSPRRRSLSPKDRSFSRSPYRGREEVPYANGDGPRERVERRRSRS, encoded by the exons ATGTCCAGAGTTTATGTTGGAAATCTTGATCCCCGAGTCACTGAGCGCGAACTCGAGGATGAATTTCGTGTGTTTGGCGTTATCAGAAG TGTATGGGTTGCCAGAAGACCTCCAGGCTATGCTTTCATTGATTTTGACGATCGAAGAGATGCCCAAGATGCCATCAGAGATCTTGATG GCAAAAATGGATGGAGAGTTGAACTCTCACATAACTCCAgcggtggtggcggtggaggccgtggtggtggtggtggcggtggtggtcgCGGAAGGTCTGGTTCTGATTTGAAGTGTTATGAATGTGGCGAGGCTGGTCATTTTGCTCGTGAGTGCAGAACTCGTGGTGGTACTGGAAGGCGTAGAAGTCGCAGCCCTCCTAGATACCGTCGGAGTCCAAGTTATGGTCGGAG GAGTTATAGTCCTCGTGCGCGTTCCCCTCGGCGTCGAAGCTTATCACCCAAAGATCGCAGCTTCAGCAGGTCGCCTTATCGTGGACGAGAGGAAGTGCCATATGCTAACGG AGATGGTCCTAGGGAAAGAGTCGAAAGACGCAGAAGCAGGAGCTAA
- the LOC121784404 gene encoding fasciclin-like arabinogalactan protein 3 codes for MEMGSGDGIILSWLLRGVGSWQVNSRRTITVLGLPNDRIGTLMQLPEDVQKSILTLHVILDYFDMSKLTPANKTTLYQSSGVANGQQGFIDVVRRRDGTIVFGSPLVCNFVNPVAAQPFNISQPIIAPGMDGTYVETPATPPPPAAEDEDSASGESGGEGTCGGDGGSVAGA; via the exons ATGGAGATGGGCAGTGGTGATGGT ATCATTTTAAGTTGGCTCTTGCGTGGGGTGGGTTCTTGGCAAGTGAACAGCCGCCGCACCATCACGGTCCTCGGCCTCCCCAACGACCGCATCGGAACCCTAATGCAGCTCCCCGAGGACGTCCAGAAGAGCATCCTCACCCTCCACGTCATCCTCGACTACTTCGACATGTCCAAGCTCACCCCCGCCAATAAGACCACCCTCTACCAGTCCTCCGGCGTCGCCAACGGCCAGCAGGGCTTCATCGACGTCGTCCGCCGCCGCGACGGCACCATCGTCTTCGGCTCTCCCCTCGTTTGCAATTTCGTCAACCCCGTCGCCGCCCAGCCCTTCAACATCTCCCAGCCCATCATCGCCCCGGGGATGGACGGTACCTACGTCGAAACGCCGGCGACTCCTCCTCCACCGGCGGCCGAAGATGAAGACTCCGCCTCCGGCGAGTCCGGTGGAGAAGGAACCTGTGGAGGAGACGGAGGCTCCGTCGCCGGTGCCTAG
- the LOC121785320 gene encoding xyloglucan endotransglucosylase/hydrolase protein 3-like — protein MINSSMAIRIMVMLVFVSFFLMQEILAQNSFHNYYNYLWGSDHFSVDPQGTQVQLLMDKSYGAGFRSKLEYRSGLFHIRMKIPERKTGGIVTSFYLTSAPDNQDPGNHYELDFEFLGTNGTVQTNVYNNDGGHREQSFNLWFNPSEDFHTYEILWNSHQIVFLVDYIPIRVFNNNYAHGIDYPSKPMHIEASVWNADWSGTVDWSQAPFIARFQDFGFKACPASLGPRCNRLNYWQFGNGQLQKMKQYRRLYMTYDYCAQPYTAKPECAFNK, from the exons ATGATCAACTCTTCCATGGCTATTCGCATTATGGTTATGCTagtttttgtttcctttttcttAATGCAAGAAATTCTTGCACAAAATAGttttcataattactataaCTATCTATGGGGATCCGATCATTTCTCTGTTGATCCTCAAGGAACTCAAGTTCAACTCTTGATGGATAAGTCCTATG GAGCTGGATTTAGGTCAAAATTGGAGTATAGGTCAGGGTTGTTTCACATAAGGATGAAGATACCAGAGAGGAAAACAGGAGGAATAGTTACAAGCTTCTAT TTAACTTCAGCACCAGACAACCAGGACCCAGGAAATCACTATGAACTCGACTTCGAGTTTCTGGGCACCAACGGCACGGTCCAAACCAATGTGTATAACAACGATGGAGGCCACAGAGAGCAAAGCTTCAATCTTTGGTTCAATCCTTCAGAAGATTTCCACACTTATGAAATTCTATGGAACTCTCACCAGATAGT ATTCTTGGTGGATTATATCCCGATAAGGGTGTTCAACAACAACTATGCACACGGAATAGACTATCCGTCAAAGCCGATGCATATTGAAGCAAGTGTATGGAATGCAGATTGGTCAGGAACTGTGGATTGGAGCCAAGCTCCATTTATAGCTCGTTTTCAAGATTTCGGGTTCAAGGCTTGCCCCGCCAGCCTCGGCCCCCGCTGCAACAGATTAAACTATTGGCAGTTTGGAAATGGGCAATTACAAAAAATGAAGCAGTATAGAAGATTGTACATGACTTATGACTACTGTGCTCAACCTTATACTGCCAAGCCAGAATGTGCATTCAATAAGTGA
- the LOC121785319 gene encoding ubiquitin carboxyl-terminal hydrolase 18-like, translated as MHVTADLNWFLQFIVLASVGIFGLLYLVRNTASKYFVVDSNFDSASADYSSLDRQKRDSMAEAAGGAAEGFDSCVVCGLLTKKQCAGCKMVKYCSEACQKSHWTEHKTRCKEMKSLYTANSMMPKSTLRGRKTSVAPSGGSSKIYKPSNKILFPYEEFLKFFTWDKPGYPPCGLINCGNSCFANVVLQCLAYTRPLVAYLLEKGHRRECQRDDWCFLCEFQLHMERASRSVNPFSPMNILSRLPNIGGNLGYGKQEDAHEFMRFAIDMMQSVCLDEFGGEKVVHPSYQETTLIQHIFGGRLRSQVICTECNNVSNQFENMMDLTVEIHGDAGSMEECLDQFTAKERLHGDNMYKCDGCNAYVMAWKRLTVQRAPNILTIALKRFQSGRFGKLNKRVTFPETLDLSPYMSELEDRNDVYKLYAVIVHVDMLNASFFGHYICYIKDFHGKWYRIDDCKVASVDLDEVLSQGAYMLLYSRMHARPSCLLPTELLTKEESEKLKITEVNSSMKQHADSSTDAVCTDSPLDLEQPSTNGSGYKVNSEEELSLTTATKDAKGDTKMASPDLSLPIVSDAELHNKDGLPTTQIEVPSTRNHGDEPDQTSTSLVDASSTESDTKCYEASSSTSDVQASCGNEVNSDLGSSTKLTEASTAVGNCKDDVDSRTCSVPAMDTTSKVLDKENSASLTSNDGNIGHDNGSSSSGDNKKSMKKADGGSSSEKCKPLFRPGFFGKPPLKKLNNHTNEAAHENGGWLKEKIHITHENGDVSTESNMRKSLVNGDSASGI; from the exons ATGCATGTCACGGCGGATCTTAACTGGTTCCTGCAATTCATAGTGTTGGCGTCAGTTGGGATTTTCGGCCTGCTGTATTTGGTGCGGAACACGGCCTCCAAATACTTCGTGGTGGACTCCAATTTCGATTCCGCCTCCGCCGATTACTCGTCCTTGGATCGCCAGAAGAGGGACAGTATGGCGGAGGCCGCCGGTGGCGCTGCTGAGGGTTTTGATTCATGCGTCGTGTGCGGCCTTCTCACCAAGAAACAGTGCGCCGGCTGCAAGATGGTTAAATACTG TTCTGAAGCTTGTCAAAAATCTCACTGGACTGAGCACAAGACAAGATGCAAAGAAATGAAGTCACTTTACACAGCTAACTCTATGATGCCAAAATCCACTCTGAGAGGAAGGAAAACTTCAGTTGCACCTTCGGGAGGAAGCTCAAAGATTTACAAACCTTCAAACAAA ATACTTTTCCCATACGAGGAATTTCTAAAATTTTTCACTTGGGACAAACCAGGCTATCCTCCTTGTGGACTTATAAACTGTGGAAACAG TTGCTTTGCTAATGTGGTTCTTCAGTGTCTTGCATACACCCGACCCCTTGTTGCCTATTTGTTGGAGAAAGGCCACCGCAGAGAAT GTCAAAGGGATGATTGGTGTTTTCTTTGTGAATTTCAATTGCACATGGAAAGGGCTAGTCGAAGTGTTAATCCATTTTCTCCTATGAACATTCTTTCAAGATTGCCTAACATAGGTGGTAATCTTGGATATGGGAAACAGGAGGATGCGCATGAGTTTATGAG GTTTGCCATTGACATGATGCAGTCTGTATGCCTTGATGAGTTTGGTGGAGAAAAGGTTGTTCATCCTAGCTATCAAGAGACAACCCTTATTCAACATATATTTGGGGGTCGTCTTCGATCACAG GTTATATGCACAGAGTGTAATAATGTTTCAAACCAATTTGAAAATATGATGGATTTAACTGTTGAAATTCATGGGGATGCTGGATCAATGGAAGAGTGTTTGGATCAATTTACTGCCAAAGAACGGCTTCATGGGGATAATATGTATAAATGCGACGG TTGTAATGCATATGTCATGGCATGGAAACGCCTTACTGTCCAGCGAGCACCAAACATTCTTACAATTGCCTTGAAAAGATTCCAG AGTGGTAGATTTGGGAAGCTTAACAAGAGGGTGACTTTCCCAGAGACTCTGGATCTTAGCCCATACATGAGTGAGTTAGAAGACAGAAATGATGTTTACAAGCTGTATGCTGTTATTGTCCATGTGGACATGCTGAATGCATCTTTTTTTGGCCATTACATCTGTTATATTAAGGATTTCCATGGAAAGTGGTACAGAATTGATGATTGCAAG GTTGCTAGCGTTGATTTGGATGAGGTGCTTTCACAGGGAGCTTATATGCTCTTGTACAGCAG GATGCATGCTCGACCATCATGCTTGCTTCCCACTGAATTATTGACAAAAGAAGAAAGTGAGAAATTGAAAATAACTGAAGTGAACTCTTCCATGAAACAACATGCTGATTCCTCAACTGATGCAGTATGCACTGACAGTCCTCTTGATTTAGAGCAACCATCTACTAATGGTTCGGGATATAAGGTCAATAGTGAGGAAGAATTGTCGTTAACTACAGCCACAAAAGATGCAAAAGGAGATACAAAAATGGCATCTCCTGACTTAAGTTTGCCTATTGTCAGCGATGCTGAACTTCACAACAAAGACGGATTGCCCACCACACAAATAGAAGTTCCTTCCACCAGAAATCATGGTGACGAGCCAGATCAAACTAGCACTTCATTGGTTGATGCTTCGTCTACAGAATCAGACACCAAGTGTTACGAGGCATCCTCATCTACTTCTGATGTTCAAGCAAGTTGTGGGAATGAAGTCAATAGTGATTTAGGCTCATCCACAAAGTTGACCGAAGCATCCACTGCAGTTGGGAACTGTAAAGATGATGTAGACAGCAGAACGTGTAGTGTCCCAGCCATGGATACCACCAGTAAGGTCCTAGATAAAGAGAACTCTGCTAGTTTAACATCTAATGATGGAAATATTGGGCATGATAACGGCTCATCGTCCTCTGGTGATAATAAAAAGTCTATGAAGAAAGCAGATGGCGGAAGTTCCTCAGAAAAGTGTAAGCCTCTCTTCCGGCCTGGTTTTTTTGGAAAACCGCCACTAAAGAAGCTAAATAACCATACAAATGAAGCTGCGCATGAAAATGGTGGCTGGTTGAAAGAAAAGATTCACATAACACATGAGAATGGAGATGTTTCTACAGAATCTAATATGCGTAAGAGCCTTGTAAATGGGGATTCCGCGAGTGGAATATGA
- the LOC121783300 gene encoding histidine kinase 5-like, whose protein sequence is MGCAIETIESEEMDIVLSSMWPEDMNEAGRQFNVERPGMDKDMLEEVTIKREPDIVDFKRLIELANFTDKGNWQLANLVRNWEYKQENAVRLLREELDTLSKQQREVELKKLEILEEHRFERDGYGGNKRPISILDENLKYLYQDAPRRKRDSVFQDEKISVDAEYDSVVYWKQQAMNLEKLLEASLRREQVLIGKLQESIENLEKQSTPVEELSQVLNRADNFLHFVLQNAPVVIGHQDKELRYRFIFNHFPSLREEDIIGKTDVEIFTGSGVKESQNFKQEVLEKGLPAKREITFETELFGSKTFLIYVEPVFSKAGETIGVNYMGMEVTDQVRKREKMAKIREEMAVQKAKETELTKTIHITEESMRAKEMLATMSHEIRSPLSGVVSMAEILSNTKLDKEQRQQVNVMISSGDLVLRIINDILDLSKVESGVMKLEAAKFRPREVVKHVLQMAAASLQKLLTLEGNIADDVPVEVIGDVLRIRQILTNLVSNAIKFTHKGKVGIKLYVVPEPCNLSKQKSWKAFADQSTDSPNTRKDSSMSQSTGDQRGSHGCCKGEGIDDNNELKNKLNDQERDGTPMEEDEASHSNTQESVVWIRCDVYDTGIGIPEHAIPTLFKKYTQAGADTARKYGGTGLGLAICKQLVELMGGQLTVSSIENKGSTFTFILPYKVSSISESSDDPDELSDMDSQDVSDDEDLHAGVFQFQPRTLGLLSSQSSGRIQKLLPITYGFDPSHSFNGLLEDSSSPSSSITYKEISSEEDAHSAAMDTSSKVEVSPSQSLSSTNLDSAENNEQTHCSSEISEPSVSQERCRTQARTDRSSECASRKGNEAPKAEVKPKILLVEDNKINVIVTKSMMKQLGHDIDVVNNGAEAVRAVQCNDYDFILMDVCMPVMDGLQATRLIRSFEETGSWDDAVKAGVELQLAPQHSSPNLLPRKRTPIIAMTANALSESADDCYANGMDSFVSKPVNFQNLKQCLKQYVPQ, encoded by the exons ATGGGTTGTGCGATTGAGACCATTGAGTCAGAGGAGATGGACATTGTCCTCTCTTCTATGTGGCCGGAGGACATGAATGAAGCCGGGAGGCAGTTCAATGTTGAGAGGCCAGGAATGGATAAAGACATGCTGGAGGAGGTCACCATCAAGAGGGAGCCTGACATAGTTGATTTCAAGCGCCTCATTGAGCTAGCCAACTTCACTGACAAGGGGAACTGGCAGCTGGCTAACTTGGTGAGGAATTGGGAATACAAGCAGGAGAACGCTGTGCGCCTCCTTAGGGAGGAGCTTGATACCCTCAGCAAGCAGCAGCGAGAAGTTGAGCTCAAGAAGTTAGAGATATTGGAGGAACATCGCTTTGAAAGAGACGGATATGGTGGCAACAAGCGTCCCATCTCCATTCTTGATGAGAATCTCAAGTACTTGTATCAAGATGCTCCGAGGAGGAAGCGTGATTCTGTCTTCCAAGATGAGAAAATAAGCGTAGATGCTGAATATGACAGTGTGGTTTACTGGAAGCAACAGGCCATGAATCTGGAGAAACTCCTAGAGGCTAGTCTTAGACGAGAGCAAGTGTTGATAGGGAAGTTGCAGGAGAGTATTGAGAATTTGGAAAAGCAGTCTACCCCTGTGGAGGAACTGTCACAGGTTTTAAATAGAGCAGATAATTTCTTGCATTTCGTCTTGCAGAATGCTCCAGTTGTCATAGGCCATCAG GATAAAGAACTACGCTACCGGTTCATCTTTAACCATTTCCCAAGTTTGCGCGAGGAG GATATCATAGGAAAAACAGATGTTGAGATCTTCACCGGCTCTGGTGTAAAGGAATCTCAAAACTTCAAACAAGAAGTCCTGGAGAAAGGATTACCTGCAAAGAGAGAAATCACATTTGAAACAGAGCTATTTGGATCAAAAACCTTCTTAATCTACGTTGAACCTGTTTTCAGCAAGGCTGGAGAGACAATCGGTGTAAATTATATGGGAATGGAAGTGACTGATCAG GTGCGGAAAAGAGAAAAGATGGCAAAGATTAGAGAAGAGATGGCTGTACAAAAAGCTAAGGAGACAGAGCTCACCAAGACGATCCATATCACAG AGGAATCAATGCGTGCGAAAGAAATGCTGGCTACCATGTCTCACGAGATAAGATCTCCTCTATCCGGAGTCGTAAGCATGGCTGAGATTCTTTCCAACACTAAGCTCGACAAAGAGCAGCGACAGCAGGTGAACGTGATGATATCTTCGGGCGATTTGGTTCTCCGAATAATCAATGATATCCTTGATCTTTCTAAGGTTGAGTCAG GAGTTATGAAACTGGAAGCTGCAAAGTTTAGACCAAGAGAGGTAGTAAAACATGTGCTGCAGATGGCAGCTGCATCACTACAGAAATTACTAACCTTAGAAGGAAATATAGCTGATGATGTTCCTGTGGAG GTGATCGGAGATGTTCTAAGGATTCGCCAGATTCTAACAAACTTAGTCAG CAATGCCATCAAGTTTACGCACAAGGGAAAGGTTGGGATAAAGCTTTATGTAGTGCCAGAGCCGTGCAATTTAAGCAAACAAAAGTCTTGGAAAGCTTTTGCAGATCAGTCCACTGATTCACCAAACACAAGAAAGGACTCATCTATGAGTCAAAGCACAGGTGACCAGAGAGGCAGTCATGGATGCTGCAAGGGAGAAGGCATTGATGATAACAATGAACTTAAAAACAAGCTGAACGATCAAGAGAGAGACGGGACTCCAATGGAAGAAGACGAAGCCAGCCATTCTAATACTCAAGAATCAGTAGTGTGGATTCGCTGTGATGTTTATGACACGGGGATTGGAATACCAG AACACGCGATTCCCACTCTGTTCAAGAAATACACGCAAGCAGGTGCAGATACTGCTAGAAAGTATGGTGGGACAGGATTAGGACTTGCAATCTGTAAACAACTG GTTGAGCTCATGGGTGGTCAACTTACTGTATCAAGCATAGAAAACAAAGGGTCTACTTTCACGTTTATACTACCCTATAAAGTTTCATCGATCTCTGAAAGTTCAGACGATCCTGATGAGCTGTCGGATATGGATAGCCAAGATGTCTCAGATGATGAAGATTTACATGCAGGAGTGTTTCAGTTTCAACCGCGCACTTTGGGTTTACTTTCTTCTCAAAGTTCCGGAAGGATCCAAAAGCTCTTACCAATCACCTATGGCTTTGATCCCTCACATAGTTTCAATGGTTTGTTGGAGGATTCTTCATCACCCTCTAGTAGCATCACATATAAAGAGATCAGTTCAGAGGAAGATGCGCATTCAGCTGCCATGGATACATCATCCAAGGTTGAAGTTTCACCGAGCCAGAGCTTGAGTTCGACTAACTTAGATTCAGCTGAAAATAATGAACAGACACACTGCTCGAGTGAAATTTCCGAGCCTAGTGTTTCCCAAGAAAGATGTCGAACTCAGGCTCGAACAGACAGAAGTTCTGAGTGCGCTTCCAGAAAGGGAAATGAAGCTCCAAAAGCTGAGGTGAAACCAAAGATTCTTCTCGTGGAAGATAACAAGATCAATGTGATTGTCACCAAGTCAATGATGAAGCAGTTGGGCCACGACATAGATGTTGTTAATAATGGAGCAGAAGCTGTGCGTGCGGTTCAATGCAACGATTACGATTTCATTCTAATG GATGTATGCATGCCGGTGATGGATGGACTTCAAGCTACAAGATTGATACGATCCTTTGAGGAAACAGGCAGTTGGGACGATGCAGTGAAGGCAGGAGTCGAGTTGCAGTTGGCACCTCAACATTCTTCACCAAATTTGCTTCCACGGAAAAGGACACCGATCATTGCA ATGACAGCAAATGCATTATCAGAGAGTGCTGATGATTGTTATGCTAATGGTATGGATTCCTTCGTATCAAAGCCAGTGAATTTCCAGAACTTAaaacaatgtttgaagcaaTATGTGCCACagtag